The Pecten maximus chromosome 11, xPecMax1.1, whole genome shotgun sequence genome has a segment encoding these proteins:
- the LOC117338587 gene encoding uncharacterized protein F54H12.2-like codes for MGRLHSDLFAQERYLVNNVNMKITLTRSKDVFCLMGEDKEFKVVIKDIYLNVRKVRLSPSVRLAHAKALEISPAKYPIRRIAMKVFSVPRGNHNFVKDNLFLGQMPKRLVIGCVDSDAYSGLITKNHFHFKDFDINFVVLNVDGKQVPTKPLQPNFTQKHYVRSYMGLFNTTGKTFRDEGNNISKDEYGTGFTLVGFDLTPDI; via the coding sequence ATGGGAAGACTCCATTCTGACCTATTTGCTCAGGAACGATATCTTGTCAATAATGTGAACATGAAAATAACGTTAACCAGAAGTAAAGATGTTTTCTGTTTGATGGGAGAAGACAAAGAATTCAAAGTTGTCATCAAGGACATCTATCTAAACGTGAGAAAAGTTAGACTGAGTCCATCGGTGAGACTGGCCCATGCAAAAGCCCTGGAAATATCACCTGCCAAATACCCAATCAGAAGAATCGCAATGAAAGTATTTTCTGTTCCAaggggaaatcacaattttgtaaAGGATAATCTGTTTCTAGGACAAATGCCTAAGAGATTGGTCATCGGATGTGTGGACAGTGATGCCTATAGTGGACTCATCACCAagaatcattttcattttaaagattttgatattaattttgttgtccTGAACGTGGATGGCAAACAAGTCCCCACCAAGCCTTTGCAGCCAAATTTCACTCAGAAACATTACGTAAGAAGCTACATGGGCCTGTTTAACACTACCGGCAAAACGTTTCGTGACGAGGGTAATAACATCTCAAAGGATGAATATGGCACTGGTTTTACCCTGGTTGGATTTGATCTGACACCTGACATCTGA